A stretch of Lathyrus oleraceus cultivar Zhongwan6 chromosome 6, CAAS_Psat_ZW6_1.0, whole genome shotgun sequence DNA encodes these proteins:
- the LOC127094581 gene encoding uncharacterized protein LOC127094581, producing MPYSHILPYLLRGSLVQLRELGPPPAVLPPGYDANARCEFHSGAPGHSIEKCKALKYKVQDLIDSKAITFAPKRPNMNNNLMPPHNNASVNMMEADNGRKLTSCVDELKTPLIEIKNALMKNNVFPICGNYCEHCLINPQQCGTLKSVIQQLMNQGILVVDCPSTKEDVSTLEIPYDEVPPLHIPYDFSQLTLSTNPVTPIVITVPTPFLYVDTKAVPWMYDTSVYIHGQKVQEESLKSSDPMINITGTNGVTRSGRIFAPTPTPIGTINPSTSDKGKQIDGAQQRQDPAPSSEVDEFLRIIKKSDYRVVDHLNQTPSKISMLSLLLCSEAHREALVKFLRTAHVPQEISVYQFEGVVNNIATSLSLGFSDEELSAEGRNHNKALHISIECMDTVLSRVLVDTGSSLNVMPKSSFAKLTIEGLVMKPSELIVRAFDGTRRTVIGEVNLPMKIGPHIFLITFFIMDIYPAYSCLLERPWIHSAGAVTSTLHQKLKFLADDKLVVVEGEEDIVVSHLASFRYVEGEGEIREVPFQSFKVINVEMVCPARGE from the coding sequence ATGCCTTATAGCCACATTCTACCATATTTATTGAGGGGATCACTTGTGCAACTAAGGGAGTTAGGACCCCCACCAGCGGTTCTTCCTCCCGGTTATGATGCAAATGCCCGatgtgaatttcattctggcGCTCCTGGGCATTCGATCGAGAAATGTAAAGCATTAAAGTACAAGGTTCAAGATCTTATTGACTCTAAGGCAATCACGTTCGCCCCCAAGAGGCCGAATATGAATAATAACCTGATGCCCCCTCACAACAATGCATCGGTGAATATGATGGAAGCTGACAATGGAAGGAAATTGACGTCCTGTGTGGACGAGTTAAAAACACCACTCATCGAGATCAAGAATGCTTTAATGAAGAATAATGTCTTTCCCATCTGTGGTAATTACTGTGAACACTGTCTGATTAACCCGCAACAATGTGGAACATTGAAGTCTGTCATACAACAATTAATGAATCAAGGGATCTTGGTGGTAGACTGTCCGTCCACAAAGGAAGATGTGTCTACCCTCGAGATACCATACGATGAAGTCCCTCCTCTGCATATTCCATATGACTTCTCTCAGTTAACTCTATCGACAAATCCTGTCACTCCAATCGTAATAACAGTTCCCACACCATTCCTATATGTTGACACCAAGGCAGTCCCATGGATGTATGACACCTCAGTCTACATTCATGGTCAGAAGGTGCAAGAAGAATCGTTGAAGTCTAGTGACCCAATGATCAATATCACCGGCACTAACGGAGTCACGAGAAGTGGAAGGATATTTGCGCCGACACCCACTCCAATTGGAACTATCAATCCTTCAACTTCAGACAAAGGCAAACAAATTGATGGCGCTCAGCAAAGACAAGACCCCGCACCTTCAAGTGAAGTAGACGAGTTCTTACGcatcatcaagaagagtgattatcGAGTAGTTGATCATCTTAACCAGACACCCTCGAAGATCTCAATGTTGTCTCTATTGTTGTGCTCAGAGGCCCATAGGGAGGCTTTGGTAAAGTTTCTGAGGACAGCTCACGTACCACAAGAGATATCTGTTTATCAGTTTGAAGGAGTAGTTAATAATATCGCTACTAGCTTAAGCTTAGGTTTCAGTGATGAAGAGCTTTCCGCCGAGGGGaggaatcataacaaggctctccataTTTCCATTGAGTGTATGGACACAGTCCTATCAAGAGTTTTGGTAGACACTGGGTCTTCCCTCAATGTAATGCCTAAGAGCTCCTTTGCTAAACTAACTATTGAAGGACTCGTAATGAAGCCGAGTGAGCTTATAGTAAGAGCATTTGATGGGACTAGAAGGACTGTAATCGGCGAGGTGAATTTGCCTATGAAGATTGGTCCCCATATTTTCCTTATCACTTTCTTCATAATGGATATCTATccagcctacagttgtctgcTTGAAAGGCCTTGGATCCATTCAGCTGGTGCAGTCACTTCAACGCTCCATCAAAAATTGAAATTCTTAGCTGATGATAAGCTAGTTGTTGTCGAGGGTGAGGAGGACATTGTGGTAAGTCACCTCGCATCTTTCAGATACGTTGAGGGAGAAGGGGAGATAAGGGAAGTCCCATTCCAATCATTTAAAGTTATCAATGTTGAAATGGTTTGCCCAGCAAGGGGTGAATAA